The following are from one region of the Marinitoga litoralis genome:
- a CDS encoding cation diffusion facilitator family transporter codes for MANHSHTEHHHHHHHGDDLTDKKLLFSVLFNFIITLSEILGGIYSNSLALISDSLHNLNDTMAILLSYIARKISKRPKDEKRTYGYKRVEILAAFTNTLFLFAVAIFLIVESIKKFYKPEIIDGKLMLIISIIGLIGNLITAVLLFKESKENLNVRATFVHIASDTLSSIMIIIGAIFIYKYNWYILDPIFTMLISAYILFEGYHILKESTNILIQGTPDSMELNKIKEELEKFNYVEDAHHIHVWTTDGQDKYLECHISLKEHENYNLDEYLKELNHILNEKFGITHTTIQFEKNICKGGK; via the coding sequence ATGGCAAATCATAGTCATACTGAACATCATCACCACCATCATCACGGAGATGATTTAACAGATAAAAAGTTATTGTTTTCAGTATTATTTAATTTTATTATAACTTTATCAGAAATCCTTGGAGGAATATATTCAAATAGTTTAGCACTAATTTCCGATTCACTGCATAATTTAAACGATACAATGGCAATTTTATTAAGTTATATAGCTAGAAAAATTTCAAAAAGGCCAAAGGACGAAAAAAGAACATATGGATATAAAAGAGTAGAAATTTTAGCAGCATTTACAAATACTCTTTTTTTATTTGCTGTAGCAATATTTTTAATAGTAGAAAGTATTAAAAAATTTTATAAACCTGAAATAATAGATGGAAAATTAATGCTTATTATTTCAATAATAGGATTGATTGGAAACTTAATAACAGCAGTATTGTTATTTAAGGAATCAAAAGAAAATTTAAATGTAAGAGCTACATTTGTGCATATTGCTAGTGATACATTATCTTCTATAATGATTATTATTGGTGCTATTTTTATATATAAATATAATTGGTATATTTTAGATCCAATTTTTACTATGTTAATAAGTGCATATATACTTTTTGAAGGTTATCATATATTAAAAGAAAGCACAAATATATTAATTCAAGGCACTCCTGATAGTATGGAGTTAAATAAAATAAAAGAAGAACTTGAAAAATTTAATTATGTTGAAGACGCTCATCATATACATGTATGGACAACAGATGGGCAAGACAAATATCTTGAGTGTCATATTTCTTTAAAAGAGCATGAAAATTATAATTTAGATGAATATTTAAAAGAATTAAACCATATATTAAATGAAAAATTTGGAATAACTCATACAACAATTCAATTTGAAAAAAATATTTGCAAAGGAGGTAAATAA
- the yfcE gene encoding phosphodiesterase yields MKLAVISDTHGSLYYFDKAYNYLKDVDRLIHLGDYLYHGPRNPLPEGYDPMKLANRIKELKKRTYITGNCDSPIDLKLLNIPEISPYAVESYGSFNFFFTHGWDPNIEDAISLAKKYRCQFLIHGHTHIPKYEKLEDIIILNPGSVSLPKENSPHSILIIDINNDIKFKFINIENNTVYMEY; encoded by the coding sequence ATGAAACTTGCAGTAATTAGTGATACTCATGGTTCATTATATTATTTTGATAAAGCATATAATTATTTAAAAGATGTTGATAGGTTAATACATTTAGGAGATTATTTATATCATGGACCTAGAAATCCTTTACCTGAAGGTTATGATCCTATGAAATTGGCTAATAGAATAAAAGAACTAAAAAAACGAACATATATAACAGGAAATTGTGATTCACCTATTGATTTAAAATTATTAAATATACCAGAAATTTCACCATATGCTGTTGAAAGCTATGGCTCATTTAATTTTTTCTTCACACACGGCTGGGATCCTAACATTGAAGACGCTATATCATTGGCAAAAAAATATAGATGTCAGTTTTTAATCCATGGACATACACATATACCTAAATATGAAAAACTCGAAGATATTATTATTTTAAATCCCGGAAGTGTTTCTTTACCTAAAGAAAATTCTCCTCACAGCATTTTAATAATTGATATCAACAATGATATTAAATTTAAATTTATTAATATTGAAAATAATACAGTATATATGGAATATTAA
- a CDS encoding ArsR/SmtB family transcription factor has protein sequence MSDKTNEFINRSLILDAVEMYKIFADETRLKILLALLKNELCVSKIVDIVGISQSAVSHQLRLLKQMNIVKYRKQGKNVFYSLKDRHIEEIINMVFEHLKEKGD, from the coding sequence ATGAGTGATAAAACTAATGAATTTATTAACAGGAGTTTGATTTTAGATGCTGTTGAAATGTATAAAATATTTGCTGATGAAACTAGATTAAAAATTTTATTAGCATTATTAAAAAATGAATTATGTGTTTCGAAAATTGTAGATATAGTCGGCATATCTCAATCTGCAGTATCACATCAATTAAGACTGCTAAAACAAATGAATATTGTAAAATATAGAAAACAAGGAAAAAATGTATTTTATTCCTTAAAAGATAGGCATATAGAAGAAATAATAAATATGGTATTTGAACATTTAAAAGAGAAAGGAGACTAA